Part of the Sodalinema gerasimenkoae IPPAS B-353 genome is shown below.
CAAGAACTTGCTCTGCACGGCTTTACCGATGTCGAAATTTCCCCCTTTAGCCCAGAGCAAATTACCACCTTTGCCCAAAAGTGGTTTGTGACCCTCGGCAGAACCGCTACCTCCCAAGGACAGACCCAGGCCGCAGAATTTATCGAGAAACTTGACCTCCCCGAAAACTGGCAGTTTCGCCAATTGGTGGTGACCCCCCTCTTTTTGCACCTTTCCTGCTGGCTGTTTCAGGGGCAAGGGCAGTTTCCGACCAAGCGCACAGCATTTTATAAGCAAGGGTTAGACCTGCTGTTGGGGAAATGGGATGAAACCAAAGGGGTGACGCGCGATGATGCCTATCGAGAATTTTTACTCCCGCAAAAAATGAGGCTCCTGAGTCAACTAGCCGCCGTTACCTTTGAAAAAGGACAGTACTTTTTTGAGCAGCGCGTCATTGAGCAATACATCGAAGATTACCTGGAAAATCTGCCTGAGGTGACTCTGCAACCCGAAGAACTTCAGCTAGAAAGTGAGGCCATGCTCAAGGCGATCGAAGCCCAGCATGGACTTTTAATCGAGCGCGCCCGAGGAATTTTTTCGTTCTCTTATCTGGTCTTTCAAGAATATCTAACAGCGCGCAAGATTGTCGCCACCCATAACCTAAGTGCGTTGGAGCAAGCCTTAGGGGGATTAGTCAGCCATATTACTGACCCCCACTGGCACGAGGTCTTTTTGCTCACCGCCGGTATGCTACGCAGTGCCGATTCCCTAGTGCAGTTGATGAAGCAGGAGGTGGATGCCTTAGTAGCCCAAGACCCTCACTTACAAGACTTTTTGATGTGGGTCAACAAAAAATCAAAAAGTCTTCCCAACCCCAAACTGGCGACAACCCGGGCCTTTTACCTAGCCCTTGCCCAAGACTCCCCCACCGCGAACCAGTTTGCCCTAGCCAGCACCCTCGACCAAGGCATCTTTTTAGATACAGCTCTGGAAAATTTGTTGCGGGAGTTTGCCATCGACCACAGCCAGAATTTTGCCTACGCCCATGCCTGTAGTGAAGCCCTCAACAATATTCTAGTCATCGTTTTAGACGCGGGGTTCTATAAGTCGCTGCAACAGCTTAAGGAGCAACTACCGGCCTCTCACCAAAGCCAAGAGCAACTGGAAACCTGGTGGCAAAATAACTACGCGAACTGGGTCGAGCAGCTTAAAGACTCCGTTGCTAAATATCGCAATATTCACCACCCCTGGAAGTTTAATCCTGAGCAAAAGCAGGTGCTAAACCGCTACTACGATGCCAATCAACTGCTAATCGATTGCTTGAACAGCAACTGTGAAGTCACCGAAGCTATGCGCAAAGAGATTGAAGCGACACTTTTGCTGCCCCAAAAAGAATTAGATGATCGCGAATGGCAGAATAATTAAAACGAATTGCTACATTTCTATACAAATCAACCCATCTAAACCCTATCTAAACACCAGGTCAACCATCACTGCGCCATAATGCGCACAAGAACCAACAGAAATTTCACGTCATGCTTAAGAAGGGTAGAGAATTTGTCAGAAAATCCAAGATTTTCTATGATTACGGACAAAACATAGACATGGTTGAAGACCTGAGTTTAGAGCAAAAAAGTACTCAACTGCTGGGGGCTTTAGTACAAGAGAGGGGGTGGTTCAGCCGCACCGAAGTAACGGGCAATACATTTTTCGAGTTAGATCAAACCACCAGCGATAATATGCAAGACAGAACCCAAACCACTAACGACAAGCTCCATGAACTAAGCCAAACGGCCAGTCATGAGGTTCGCGAGACCTCTCAGCTCACGACCGAGGACCTCCGAGGCTCAGGCCGCTGTACCAATGAAATGACTCAAGAGACTGCTCAGGAGACCCAGAGTCTAGGGGATGCGCCTCCCCCTGTCCCGACCCTGCCAAGTTCGTCAGTACCGGTGAGGGGCCGAGATGCGGCTGATGTGACCATTACGCAAGCTGAGGGCAGGCGAGTACGATACCTAGTGCTCAATCAAGCAGGTTCTATTTTGGCGGCACCGGGTGAAATAGTGACGTTAGCGATCATTGAACGGGCCCAGGTCGATAGCCGAGAGCGTTTACTGCTGCAAGCCGTGGGACTGATGTAAAGCTCCTCCGGGAAATGTGGGTCATCCCCTTCCCCTCCCGGTCATGGCTAGGGCCCCTCAGCTTGAGGGGCTTGACCTCCTGCTAAGATCGGTCTAGACCTAACACCCTCAGTCTAGAAAATTTATCGGTATCTCCGGCGGGTACCACTTCCCTATCAATGAGTTCTATAAAAGCGAGTCCCACAGAGTGGAATTAACACACCATTCCTTTGAATTTTACAATATTGCTTTTTTTGGCATTATCTTAGTTCGCTACTTTTTAGTAGCAGGGATAACATATTGGCTTTTTTATTCCCCTTTTAGCCAGTCTGCGAGTAAGCCTAGAGCACATCAGCCGCCCACCAGGACGGCTATTTGGCATGATATTAAGCTTTCGATGCTTTCATCTGCGGTGTTTGCCCTAGCGGCGGCATTAATTCTTTCGGCCTATACGGCGGGAAGCACTGAACTCTACACCGACCCACGAGAGTATGGGCTGTGGTATCTCGGGGTCAGCTATGGCATCGGTCTACTTCTGCAAGATACCTATTTTTATTTCACCCATCGTCTATTTCACCACCCTAAGCTCTTTTCCTGGCTCCACCAAGGACATCATCGCTCCCGCTACCCCACTCCCTGGACTTCGTTTGCCTTCGATCCATTAGAGGCTGTTGTTCAGGCACTATTCTTAGTCGGCCTTGTTTTTGTTCTGCCGCTGCATTTCATTACAGTAATTGCGGTGTTGGCCACAATGACCATGTGGGCGGTGCTAAATCATTTGGGCCCAGATCGCCTACCCAGCCTATTCCCACATCATTGGCTAGGGCGGTGGCTGATTGGCCCAGCTCACCACTCGATTCATCATCTTAAATATACGGTTCATTATGGACTTTATTTTACGTTTTGGGATTGTCTGCTGGGTAGCGAAGATCTTGGATACAGGCAAAGTATCAAAAATTTACACCCCCCCGACTCGAAATATGAGTAGGATATTGAATGCTGCCTCTAACGAGTTATCGTCTTTTGGGCAGTCTCTATAAACCTATTGTATTAAATTGTGTACTTGTTAATCACGTCAATCAATTCACTCATGAAATAAAACATCTACCAATTATTGTTGTTTTTAGGCAAGAGGTTCCAACCCGGTTCCTTCTAGCGTATGTAAACGATAAGGAGAGTATCAGAATGAGTATTGAAGACCGAGCAAAAGCAACCGCTAAAGATGTAGGCGGTAAAGTGGAAGAAGCCGTCGGTGATCTGACTGGCAATAAAGAAGCTAAAGCTAAAGGTAAATCCAAACAAGCTGAAGCTAAAATTGGCCACACCGTAGAAGATGGTAAGGAGGGCGTTAAAAAGGCTATTGACTAGTCCGTGGATTTGTGTGTGACTAAATCTTGATTTTGTGATGTAGATGATGTAGCTGAGGATGAGATGTTCAAGCATCTTGTCCTCCTTCTTGTCCTCACAGATAAGATTTTGATGTCAATGAAATATATTTTTAGAGGTAACAACGATGTCATTTCGACAAGCCAATAAATTTTTCGTGATTGTGATTTCAACCCTGATGCTGGTTGCAACGGTTGTGTTTAACTTTGGTACGACCCGTGCCTGGGCGGCAACCTTGCCAGGACCCTTGGCAAGCCAACCCCAGCTTGCGAGCATGAATCGAGCTGAGGCGATCACAAAGAATCTAGAAGGTAAGGCCCAAGAAGCCCTTGGCAATGTGACTGGCGATCCTAAGGATCAAATGATGGGCAAGGCTAAACAAGCTGAAAGCCAGATGCGTAATGCGGCTGAGGACATGAAAAATGAGACGCAGCTCAGTGACCGAGCTAAAGCAGTAGCGAAGAATGTTGAAGGCAAAATCCAGGAAACTGCTGGCAATGTGACGGGCAGCAGCAAGGACCAAATGATGGGCAGACTTAAGCAGACTGATGGCAGTAATCAAAACATGATCGAAAATGTCAAAGATAGCATTGGTGATTTCTTCAACTAACCCTCAACCCGCATTCAATATCCAGAATCGTCCATCGCACAGATGATTCTGGATACGCGAAAGACCTACCGTTGACCATCTTTGAATTTCCGTTGTTCTGTACCCAAGCTTGAGGTAGAAATATGTTAAATGTTGTCTGGTCTGTGGTCGTGATTCTTCTCGTCTTGTGGGCATTAGGGTTTGCGGTCAATATCGGCGGAGGCTTAGTTCATTTGCTTCTGGTTCTGGCGTTGATTGGTATTGTGTATAACCTGGTCATTGGGCGTCGTTAAAAATATAGCAGAGGAGGTTATATGACTATCATTTCTTGGATTGTTTTGGGACTACTCGCGGGGGCGATCGCAAAAGCGATTGTTCCTGGATATCAAGGAGGGAACTGGTTTGCCACCATGATCCTGGGTATCATCGGTGCATTTATTGGTGGCACGTTGCACTTATTTATTGAAACGGGAAGTCTGGAACTAACATCAGCAGATTTGAGCATTATTGGTGTGTTTGTTGCTGTTCTCGGGTCAATTATCGCGATTTACCTCTATGGAACCATGTCCCGTAGACGCTTGTAAGTCATCGTAACTCAGGTATAGGTTTAAAAACGTTGTCTGCACTTCTCTAGAGAGAAATGTGTGGGCAACGTTTTTAGTGTGATGGGGGAGAAGGGAACAGGGAACAGGGAACAGGGAACAGGGGGGAGAAAAGGCAGTAGGCAGTAGGGGAAGGCAACAGGCATAACCCACCCTTACCCCTCCCATGCTATGAAACCTAATCCATTTGAATGTTTGACATGATTGACTATATATGGTAGGCGGTTAGGGAGGGGTGAGGAAGCCTGTAGACGCTTCGCTTCTGAGGTGCCTTGGCCGAGTTTGATGACTCCCTAGGATGGGATGCTGGGGGTTGAGGGTCTGCGGTCAATTATGACGGGTTAAGAGTTGATCCCCATTTGTTAACAGGCGATCGCCTAAAAATTATCAGTATTTTTATAGCCGTTAATGCAATGTTTCGTAACAAAAATTGTAGTAACGTCACCGAATACTATTGAATTTCATTGCTAAAATGACCATACACTTTGACGGCCCCAAGAACATCTCAGGCGATCGCCCAATGGGGTGCAGTCCTGTTAGAACTCTTGATATAGACTGCCATTTCAATTCCTCCATACTGCCCTAATCTACGACGCTTGACTAACGTCCCTACCCCTTATGACCTTCACCTCTGAGCCGATGTCCGCAGATGCGTTGAACGCCAACCTGGAGCGTTCCGAGACCTTAACGTCCCGAAATACAGGAGTCTTTATTACCGTTCATGGTCATTACTATCAACCGCCTCGGGAAAATCCTTACCTCGATGCGATCGAACGACAACCGAGTGCTAGTCCCTTCCATGACTGGAATGAACGCATCCATGCTGAATGCTATCGCCCCAACGCCTTTGCCCGCATCTTAAATGATCGCGGCGAAGTGGTGGATATTGTCAACAATTACGAATATCTCAGCTTCAACATTGGGCCCACCCTCATGAATTGGATTGCAGGACATGATCCCGAAGTCTATGAACGGATTATCGAGGGCGATCGCTGCAGTTGCGAACGTCTCGGAGGTCATGGTAATGCGATCGCCCAAGTCTACAACCACATCATCCTGCCCCTTGCTAACCCAAGGGACAAACGCACCCAAATTCGTTGGGGTAAAGCCGACTTCCACAAACACTTCGGCCGCGATCCCGAGGGAATGTGGCTGGCCGAGACGGCCATCGACTATCCCACCATGGAAGCCCTCATCCAAGAAGGCATCCAATTTGTCATCCTCGCCCCCTCCCAGGTACAACGCTGTCGCCCCATGGCCACAGAGGACAATCCGAACCCCGCCTGGTACGAAGTGGGCGGCGGACAAATTGACCCCAGTCGCCCCTATCGCTGTTATCTCAAAGATGAGGACGGACGTCCAAACTCAGAACGCCCCTATCTCGATGTCTTCTTCTATGATGGCCCCATCTCGCGGGATATGGGCTTCAACGATGTCCTCGAAAGTGCCTATAACTTTGCCGGCCGTCTAGAAATTGCCATTCATGGGGATCATCGTCCCGCGCAAATTATTTCCGTCGCCACCGATGGCGAAACCTTTGGCCACCACAAACGGGACAAAGAAAAATGCGTTGCCTACTGCGTCACTCAGGAATTTCCTAATCGCGGCTGGACTGTGACCAACTTTGCCCATTATCGCAGCGTTAATCCCCCCACCTGGGAATGTGAACTCAAATCCGTCACCGCCTGGAGTTGTTCCCACGGCGTCGATCGCTGGCAAGATGACTGCGGCTGTGGCGGAGGTGGCGGAACCCAACAGAAATGGCGGCGGCCCCTGCGGGATAGTCTGGATTGGGTGCGCGATCGCCTCGAAGATGTCTACGGCCGCGAAGGGGGTCGTCTACTGCGAGATCCCTGGAAAGCCCGCGACGAATATATCAGCATTTTGGGCGATCGCAGCCGCGAGAACGTCGCCGAGTTCCTGCGTCAGCATCAAGTCCGAGAACTCACCGCCAGCGAGCAAATCGATGCTCTGCGGCTGCTGGAAATGCAGCGTCACACCCTGCTGATGTACACCAGTTGCGGCTGGTTCTTCGAGGAAATCTCTCGCCCTGAGGGAACGCAAATCCTCCGCTATGCCGCCCGGGCGATCGAACTGGCCGGCCAAGTCACCGGCCAAGATATTGAACCCGAGTTCATCGCCCAACTCGCGGCCGCCCCCTCCAACGTCCCCTTCTTTGACGATGGGGCCGCCGTCTATCGCCATAACGTCAAACCCAACCAGGTCAGCATCGAACAGATCGCCGCCCATTATGCCATCAGTTCCCTATTCAAGACCTATCAACCCGAACATCGTGTTTATTGCTACCAAGCCCGACAACTCGACTATCAACTGCAACGCTTAGGAACCCTCACCCTCGCCGTGGGCCAAGCTGAGTTTAGTTCCGAGATCACCTGGGAGTCCGTCCATCTAACCTTTGCCGTTTTGCACTTGGGGGGTCTAGACTTCCATTGCTGTATCCAACCCTTCTCCGGCCGTCGGGAATACCGCAAAATGAAAGAAGCCCTGTTTATGGCTTTAGAATCCGCCAGTGCCGCCCAAACCATTCTGGCTATGAACCGTCACTTTGACGGTCAAACCTTTGGCCTCTCGGATCTATTCGCCGAGGAAGAAGAACGGATTATTCACCAATTAGAACGGCAAACCCTGAAACGGCTCGATCGCCTCTACGGACAGATCTATCGCGATAACTATGGGGTTCTCAAAGCCCTACAACGCAATCATCTGAATGTCCCCCGAGAACTTCAGGTGGCCGCTGAAATGGCTCTCAATCAACGCTGTCTAGAAACCGTCCGTGGCTTAGTGCAGCAACTCAATCGCATTGATGAGCAACCGGTCAAAATCGACTATTGGATGGAATTAACCGCCATTAGCATCGAAGCCCAAACCATGAACTGTCACCTGAACGTTCCCGAGGCCAAACAGTCCCTAGAACAGTTGATTTGGCGCTCCTTGTGGCATCTATTGCATTCGAGCGAGGATGAGCTGGGTCAGTTCTCTCGTGATGAGAGAATTACGCAAATCACCAATCTGGTTGACATGGGTGAAAAACTGCAATTGGGGTTAGCCCTCGATCGCATCCAGGAACTCTATTATGACTGGCTCAAAGGGGCGATCGAAGACAATGCCCTCCGCACCGATGACCAGGATCTGCTCCAACTCGGTCAGGTTCTGAAAGTCGATACTCACATCTGGCTACGTTAAAAGCCGTCCCGGTTTCCATGGGGTGAGACATTAACCCATCCCATGGGAACCGGAAAAACCAACAGATGTGTATCTGCGAGATTACAGAGTCAGAGATTGAGGATTAGTTTCAATTAACCCGGCTAAATCTTTCAGGAACGCCGCCGCATCCGCACCGTAAATAATCCGGTGGTCGCAGGTGATGTTCACTTGCATTTGCCGTTTAACGCCCATCAGGCCATCCTCCGTAGCCACCACTTGGGGGCGAGACGCACCAATGGCCAGAATCGAACCCTGTCCAGGGGGCAGAATCGCATCAAAGCGATCGACTCCAAACATCCCCAAATTGGAAAGAGTGAAGGTGCCACTGTTGTACTCTTCCGGTTGCAATTGCTTACTGCGAGAGCGAGCCACCAGGTCTTTCCAATTGCGGGAGAGGGAATAAATATCCACCTGATCTGCATTTTGCAGTACCGGCGTAATCAAGCCCCCATCCGGCATAGCCACGGCAACCGAAACATTGATATTTCCGTTATACTGCACCCCTTTCTCTGTGTAGCTGGCATAGAGTAGGGGGTGTTTTTGCAGCGTGACGGCCACGGCTTTGGCCAACAAGCCTGTCATCGTCACACCCTTGGACTTGATTTGTTTATAGAGATTATCCAGGGCATCGGTGGTGATGGTATAGCCCACCCGGAACACCGGAACCGCTAAACTGGCGGTCATATTACGCACCACCGCCCCTTGTAGGGTATTGAAGGGAACCACCTGGCCAGGAGTCACAGGAGCGGGGCTGGGGCTACTATTAGGAGCCGTCATGGGAACCGGAGCCGCAGCGGTGGGCATCATTGGGGTAACGCTGGGGGCAGAAACCGGTTGTCCGGCGGCCTGTTGCACATCTTCAGCGACGATGCGACCATAGGGGCCACTTCCTTGCAGGCTGCTTAGTTCCACCTTAAGTTGTTTCGCCAGCTTGCGGGCCCGAGGAGAGGCAACGAGGCGACCACTGGATTGGCTGCTAGAGCCGTTTTGACTACTCGCCGCCGCAACAGGAGCCGGGTCAGGGGTTGGCGCTGGGGTAGGCGCTGGGGCGGGGGCTGACGAACTTTGCTGTTGCGCTTTTTCTTGAACTTGGGGAATATCGGCTTCGGTTTCTGCGAGCAGGGCAATGGTGCTGCCCACTGGGGCAACTTCCCCGTCACCGACTAAGATGGCGGCCAAGTAACCGTCGTAAAAGGACTCAACATCCATATCGGCCTTGTCGGATTCAACGACAACAACCGTTTCACCTTTTTCCACCTTGTCTCCCGTGGCTTTCGTCCAGGAGACGATTTTGCCTTCGGTCATGGTGGAACTGAGGGCGGGCATGAAAATTTCGTGGCTCATAGGGGGCGTACCGCGCTCTACACTCGTATAGTCTGCAAATATCCAAAGATACCATATTGGGGGAAGGCAAGAGGGGAAGAGAAGGCAGTAGGCAGTACGCAGTAGGCAGTAGGCAGTAGGGAAGAGAAGGCAAGAGGCAAGAGGCAGTACGCAGTAGGCAGTAGGCAGTAGGGAAGAAAAGGCAAGAGGCAAGAGGCAGGAGGCAAGAGGGGAAGAGAAGGCAAAAGAAAACAGACGTCGCTTGGCCACGTCTGTCTGAATGTCCCTATAAGATGCCTATCTCACTGTTTTTTTGGCGGTATCCGCCAGTTCCCTTAGGACGCGCTGCGTTCCCGTTTCCCTTTGAGCATTAAGCCGCCTACCGCTAACAGTCCTAACACAGAGGCGGGTTCGGGAACTGGTTGGGGTTCAACCACGCTGGCATCGGCGAGATTGCCAACCATCGCCATCCCATCATTGACGCACTCAGCGAAGATGTGAGCGATGAAATCTCCACTGGGTAAGAGACTTCTATCAAAGCTGAAGCCGAAGGTATGGGTTCCAGTTGCGCCGAACTGGTTAAAGTTCAACCCTAAACTGGCCAGAGCCGTGGCTTCTAACATATTGATGCCACCAATGCGCTCTCCAGAGGCGATGGAATTGATAACTTTGTAGTTTTGATTCACACCAGATTGCCAGTACGCATCATTGCTGGCTAGGTCACCAATGCGAGCGCCTTCACCGCCTCCAGTTTTATTCACGGAAAGATTATTCACCGTGTTGGCATGATGGTTCAGATGCTGGAATCCAGAGTTTTGCTGAGCCACGTTGGTTCCGGTAACGTTTTGATAAACGCCTGCCTCTTGCACCCCACTATCGGTGTTGTTCGCAAAATTAATCGCGAAGAGGTTGCCATTGGCATCATCTAAGCCGTCACCGGTGAAGTTAAAGAACAAGTCCCCATAGCTAATAACACCACCAGAGGCAGCCGAGAAGTTATGACCATCGAGACTTAAGTTAGAGTTAATGCCGATATAGATGTTGTCTCCATCTTCCATCAGCGCCATGCCATAAAACTCAAATGGACTGTTGCTTCCAACAACTCCACTGGCATCATGACCATCGGTGAAAGAATCAATCGCATAGTTCCATTGAGCTATGGACGGACTCACGCCAACAGCAAGAGAGGCAAGGGTTAAGCCTGCGGTGACGAGAGAAGTTTTCGTTAAGAAAGAAGTATTCATCGTTAAATCCTAGGTCAGTTGATTTGGGTCTAAATGCGATATAGCAATATGTTGCTTGCCCTGGTGTTCCCAAGGTATGGGTAAAAAATATCTCAGGCAAGGAACTAATAAGGTCTTAGCAAAGTCTTCATCAATAAGCTGGCTTTGTGAAGTCTCTGTGAAGATAGATTGACCTCAAAAATTCCAGAAAGAACGGTCAAAAAAGATACGTAAATTACGTGTAAATACGATTTAAGCATTGGGTGTATTTACTGATTATTACTATCACCCTCATCAATTTTCCTCCACATTCAAGAGATTGACGAGCGGTCAAACATGGGTAAGATAAATCAATATCCGTATTTTTGACGATTGGACTCTTCTGTTGCTCGATCTCAAAGCTTGAGTCAAACTGCGAAACAATCTGAAACAAATTTGATTTGTTTTGTAGATAAAGAATTTTATAACTATCTTTTGCCTAAAGTGATTATCCCGGGAGCCTCGTTGCGGCTTCATTGGGTAACTTTATCTGTAAAAACAACGATGTTCTGAATATTTTTATATTTTATATTCGTGAAATCACTTAGGTCTTAAGACCGATGTCGGTTCCGAGACCATCAGATCCGCCATATCGCGCCAATTGACCCGAACATAACCATGATTCCATGGTGCTTTCGATTGTGATCTCGATCTGTTCTCACCCCCTAGATCCATCACCTAGACAGTTGGGTAACTGTCACGAAGACTGGGGATAACAATCAACCGATCGCAGGGTTGAGATCGTCGCGGCATTCCAGATAGCCCCAGATAATAGGGATACTGAATTCGACGAAGCGCAATGAATCCCTTTCAATCATTCAACCTGTCCGGAACGGGCCAGCCTCTTGGTCCGAAAGCCTCATTTGATTTACGAACTCAATTACAAAGCCTCTTATGGTCGGTTGAGTTACTAGAACTACGCTTAGACCAAGATGTGATGCTACAGGTCAATCGGGATGCACTCCTGCAAGAAATTGAACAGGTTCGCAACACCATTGAGGCCACTTGCAATACCTGCGATCGCCTCACCTATAACTCCGACACCCTTATCGGGACCCCATCTCCCTAACCGAACATGAGCCAGCGAGACTCATCTTCAAGGTCGTTTTCATTCACTGCCAATGTCCTTGCCCATGATTTTCTACGGATTGCCACCTTCTACCTCCGTATTTGCACTGATAATATAGTAAGCAGTGCTAGTTACGTTCGTAGTTTTACTTAGCTTTTGCGCCTAACCCAACGTCGTCGTTTCACGTGATAAATCCCCATGTTGCACTCTAGTCTCTTTCCCATGACCGAGCCGCCTCAGTCCCAGTCTCAGTTCACCAATGAACAGACTCATGAGTTCCGCACGTCGCTGAACACCATCTTGATGTCCATTGAACTCCTTGATGATGACAGCCTCGATCGCGAGGAACGTCAGAGTTACCTGAACTTCATTCGCGAGGCTACTGAACAGATGAAGCGAATTTTAGATGAATCTCTCTAATCCAGCGCCTCTCAGAGATGGTTTCATGGCATCATACTCCCAGCAACCCCCCCAATTTTGACTTATGCCCTGGCAACGTCCCGATGGTCGCGCCCATGATAGCTTGCGCCCAATTCAGTTTGACCTCGACTTTACCGATTTCGCGACCAGTTCGGTTCTCGCCCATTCTGGCAATACCCGAGTTCTCTGCACGGTGACTGTAGAACCGGGAGTGCCTCGCTTCCTCAAGGATACGGGCCAGGGCTGGCTGACGGCTGAATATCGGATGCTGCCGAGTGCCACACCTGAACGGCAACGGCGGGAACTGCTGAAACTCTCCGGGCGAACCCAGGAAATTCAACGATTGATTGGTCGCAGTTTACGAGCGGCGGTAGATCTCAAGGCCTTGGGAGAACGAACTCTGCTGATTGATGCCGACGTCTTACAAGCCGATGCGGGAACTCGCACGGCGGCAATCACGGGGTCCTGGGTGGCCCTGGCCCAAGCCCTCGATCGCCTGGTACAAGCCGGAGAGTTAGACCAGTCTCCTCTGACTCATGCGATCGCCGCTGTTTCCGTAGGACTGATTGAAGGACAACCGCTTCTGGACCTAAAATATGAAGAGGATGTGGCGGCGGATGTGGATTTGAATGTGGTGATGACTGAGCAACTGCAAGTCATCGAAATTCAAGGCACAGCCGAGTCGGGTAGCTTCTCCCGCTCTCAACTCAACAGCCTCCTCGATTTAGCCGAACAGGGCATCGAACAACTCCTACAGGCTCAAAAAGAAACTCTATCGAGTTAAGCGACCACAAGAGGGCGACCACAAGAGGGCGACCACGGTTCGGCTATCGCTCACCGACCGCAAGGGTACGCCCCTACGTTGTTTCTGTTCCCTGTTCCCTGTTCCCTGTTCCCTGTTCCCTGTTCCCTGTTCCCTGTTCCCTATTCCCCTCTCCCCTATGAACATTTTTCGTCAATATATCGCCCCGGCTTTAATTGTTGTCGTTTTCCTGCTGGCCTTACT
Proteins encoded:
- a CDS encoding PEP-CTERM sorting domain-containing protein, with the protein product MNTSFLTKTSLVTAGLTLASLAVGVSPSIAQWNYAIDSFTDGHDASGVVGSNSPFEFYGMALMEDGDNIYIGINSNLSLDGHNFSAASGGVISYGDLFFNFTGDGLDDANGNLFAINFANNTDSGVQEAGVYQNVTGTNVAQQNSGFQHLNHHANTVNNLSVNKTGGGEGARIGDLASNDAYWQSGVNQNYKVINSIASGERIGGINMLEATALASLGLNFNQFGATGTHTFGFSFDRSLLPSGDFIAHIFAECVNDGMAMVGNLADASVVEPQPVPEPASVLGLLAVGGLMLKGKRERSAS
- the rph gene encoding ribonuclease PH encodes the protein MPWQRPDGRAHDSLRPIQFDLDFTDFATSSVLAHSGNTRVLCTVTVEPGVPRFLKDTGQGWLTAEYRMLPSATPERQRRELLKLSGRTQEIQRLIGRSLRAAVDLKALGERTLLIDADVLQADAGTRTAAITGSWVALAQALDRLVQAGELDQSPLTHAIAAVSVGLIEGQPLLDLKYEEDVAADVDLNVVMTEQLQVIEIQGTAESGSFSRSQLNSLLDLAEQGIEQLLQAQKETLSS
- a CDS encoding histidine kinase dimerization/phospho-acceptor domain-containing protein; translated protein: MLHSSLFPMTEPPQSQSQFTNEQTHEFRTSLNTILMSIELLDDDSLDREERQSYLNFIREATEQMKRILDESL